Part of the Syntrophorhabdus sp. genome is shown below.
TTCTTCGTTTCCGGCTTGTTCTGAAAGCCTTTCACCACCCCGGCGACAATGAGTATCTCGGTGTACTTGTCTTCCGGCACGACGATATAGCCGCCCAACCGGTCCTTGTTCGCCATGGCCTCGGTGAGGTTGATGAACCCCGCGTCCGCCTCTCCTGCCAGCAGGTAGGAGACGACCTGGGGCACGGTGGCCACCTGGGTTATCTTGCCGGCGAGCTTTGATGCGTAGCCATAGGACTTCAGGGCTTCCGTCCCCGCAATGCCGTAGATGGCCTTCTTGTCCTCCGGCATGAATACCGTCTTCACTTTGTCCGACGCCATGTCTTCCACCCTGTCAAGGCTCACGCCCTTCCGGTAGGCGAGGACGAGAATGCCCTTTCCTATCGGTTCATAGGAAACAAATGTTACCGTGGAACCGAGGGCGGTAAGGAATTTCTTGTCGCCGATGATACAGCTTATCTCGCCGGTCTGTTTCGACTGGCTCGCCACCATCTGGATGTTCCCGAAGGCGGCGTCCGTCTTTATCCCGGTGGCCTTTTCGAAGGACTTCATCGCCTCCGTGACGGGCTTCTTGTATCCGGCCCCCGACGCGATCATCAGGGTCTGGGCCGACACCAGGGACGCGCCCAGGAAGAGAAGGAGAAGACACAGGACCGTTCCGATAACAACGGGTTTTCTTTTCATATTCCTCAATTGCCTCCTTTTCCGTTGGAATTCAGTTTTTGAATGATGGGGTTGAAGGCCTTGGAGATCACGAGGGCCTTGTCGCCAGGTACGAACGTCTCCTGCCGGTTGTTGCACACGGCGACCTTCACGGGCGAGTTCCCGATAAGGAGGGTCAGCACGTCCACGATGTCCTCATTCTCTACCTTCAGCACTTCCGCGACGAACTGCAGTTTGCCGCTGACCTTGCTTCGGCCGAAGATATCATAAGGATTGCCGTCATCGACGACGCGTCCATCCCTGAACCCTATCACCCGGTTGCACAGCTTGAATATCTCCGGCAGGTCGTGGCTGACAAGGATCGTCGTGATCCCCCACAGCCTGTGGACCTCCAGGATCTCGTCCTGAAGGGTGCTTCTCATCTCCATGTCCAGGGCAGAGAGAGGCTCGTCAAGGAGCAGGAGATCCGGCTTGCGTGCCAGGGCCCGCGCCATAGCCACTCTCTGGTTCTGGCCACCGGAAAGAAACCCCGGCTTGCGGTGCTGCAGATTCGACAACCCGAAGATGCCGAGCAGTTCGTCGATGTGCTTCTTGTCCGCCTTCGGCTGCGCGAAGCGCAGGTTCTCACGGACGCTCATGTTCGGAAACAGGGCATACTCCTGAAACACGAACCCGACCTTGCGCTGACGAGGCGGCAGGTTCGTCCCGTCCTTCGAATCGAACCACGTCTGTCCGCCAACCCTGACAAACCCTTCCTCGGCATCGGTCAGGCCTGCGATGATACGCAGCATCGTCGTCTTGCCCACACCCGACGGACCGAAGAAAGACACCATCTCGCCGGAGCAGATGCTCAGCTCCGCGGTGAAAGGAAACTCTCCCGTGGCCGTGAACAGCCTTTTCCTTACCGACAGTTCAATCTCCATTCCCTGCCTCGTCCGGCTCCTTCAGCATCACTTCGTTCGTCTTGATGAAGGCCGTCACGCGGTCGCCCGCTTTAAGGTCCAGTCTCCTCGCCGACATCGTCGTGATCAGGGAGGTCAGGTGTTCACCCCTGAAGGACAGTATCACCTGCGTCAATATCTCCCCCGTCACAAGCCTCTCGATGGTGCAATCAAGCTGGTTGTTGAGGCTCATCTGCCCCCCGATCATCTTTCCTATCGAAACCGCCGCTTCATTGAACAGGAGTTCAACATCTCCCGACATGCGCAGATAGGAGACCTTTCCCGGCGTTCCGATCATGATCGCCGTCATCCTGGTTCCATCCACGTCGATGCCCACCAGCGTCATGTTCCCCGATGTCGTCAGCTCAGATATCTTCCCGCGCAAAATGTTCATGGTCCTCAATTCATGTAACGGCTCACTCGCAACTTCGTTATATATATACGCATATATCGACAGCGAAAGTCAACATCACGCCGTCCCCTCTTTGTGCATGACGCCCCCTCTCTTTTGCCATTGCCTGCAGGGGGCCCTGACTGGTATCCCATTGATAGCGCGATGCAAGGACCTGACCGGGGAGGGTCGCTTGCTTCCCGGGCCGGTAAAGAGAATCCTCGCGGAAGCGACAAGAATGATATACGATTAGAGGAAGGTCATGAAGGAACTCAAGGTTTCGGACAAAGCGGGGAAGGTACGGCGGGCATCCGATGACGTCGTGCGTGAGGCGCTGGGGACCCTTGTCCCCGGGGGAAGGACCACCCACCGCATAGGGGGACACACGGACTGGTATCACGGAGCGGCGGTCTCGCCCGACGGGTCGCGGCTGATCACTGCCAACCGCGACGGAACGGCCCGCCTGTGGGACATCGCCAGCGGTCAGTGCCTCATGGTGTTTCGGGGGCATACCGGCGAGGTGGTGCGGGCGGCTTTTATGAACCACGCGGACCGGGCCGTCACGACCGACGATGACGGCACCCTGCGCCTGTGGGACTGCGCGACGGGCGCCTGCATCCTCGTCCTGAAAGGTCATCATGGACGTGTCGCCGGCCTGGCGGTGAGCCCCGATGACAGGTATATCGCAAGCAGCGACAGCTTCTGGGCACTCAGGGTATGGTCCCTTCCCGAGGGTACCTGCGAACATTCCGCGGCAGGGATCAACAATGTCATGAGGATCCTTGTGAACCGGGACGGCAACACGATGCTGACACTGGACTCACACCATGATATCCTTCGATGGAA
Proteins encoded:
- a CDS encoding ATP-binding cassette domain-containing protein, giving the protein MEIELSVRKRLFTATGEFPFTAELSICSGEMVSFFGPSGVGKTTMLRIIAGLTDAEEGFVRVGGQTWFDSKDGTNLPPRQRKVGFVFQEYALFPNMSVRENLRFAQPKADKKHIDELLGIFGLSNLQHRKPGFLSGGQNQRVAMARALARKPDLLLLDEPLSALDMEMRSTLQDEILEVHRLWGITTILVSHDLPEIFKLCNRVIGFRDGRVVDDGNPYDIFGRSKVSGKLQFVAEVLKVENEDIVDVLTLLIGNSPVKVAVCNNRQETFVPGDKALVISKAFNPIIQKLNSNGKGGN
- the modA gene encoding molybdate ABC transporter substrate-binding protein produces the protein MKRKPVVIGTVLCLLLLFLGASLVSAQTLMIASGAGYKKPVTEAMKSFEKATGIKTDAAFGNIQMVASQSKQTGEISCIIGDKKFLTALGSTVTFVSYEPIGKGILVLAYRKGVSLDRVEDMASDKVKTVFMPEDKKAIYGIAGTEALKSYGYASKLAGKITQVATVPQVVSYLLAGEADAGFINLTEAMANKDRLGGYIVVPEDKYTEILIVAGVVKGFQNKPETKKFTDYLKTKEAKDIFGKYGVK
- a CDS encoding TOBE domain-containing protein, encoding MNILRGKISELTTSGNMTLVGIDVDGTRMTAIMIGTPGKVSYLRMSGDVELLFNEAAVSIGKMIGGQMSLNNQLDCTIERLVTGEILTQVILSFRGEHLTSLITTMSARRLDLKAGDRVTAFIKTNEVMLKEPDEAGNGD